The sequence GTCACCGTTCTTCCATAAACCCCCGACAGCACAGTCGAGGGTTTACTCTAATTTAAGGAGGTTATGAGACTCGTGGCCAAAATTTTGGACAGACTTCTGCTGTTTGTCTACAGCTTAAGTATCGGAATATTATCTGTTATAGCCATCCTCCTGTTAAGTGGAGCTATTCCTAGAACTCTGGAGATTAAAGATGAGCCCACAGCTTATATTGCTGCCATTACTGCAGCGGTTGTCCTGTTTCTGCTCAGCATTCGTTTCTTCTATATCTCGCTGCGCCGTGACCGTGCTTCAATGCCTTCAGTGGATCAGCGTACTGAGTATGGTGACATCCAGATCTCCATGGAAACCATTGAGAACCTGAGTCTTAAGGCTGCTGGTAAAGTAAAGGGAATCAGAGATCTGAAGTCGCGGATACGTGTATCCCAGGCAGGTCTTGAGATCATGATTCGTGCTGTGGTGGATGGAGAACATTCTTTGCCGCTCCTCACAACAGAGGTACAACGACAGGTGCATGATTTCGTGCAAGAGACTACCGGTATTCCGGTAGCTGACGTATCGGTATTTATTGCTAACCTCACACAGTCTCCAAGCTTCAAAAGTCGAGTGGAATAGAGGTGAGTTTCCCTGATGTCTTGGAAAGAACTATGGGGAAGTCACGGGGGTAGAATAGTCGGAGTGAGCTCCGGCATCGTTCTCGGATTGATTTATTTAATTAGCGGGTTTTGGGATATGCTGTTCTTTGCACTGGTAGTGTTCATCGGGTATACGTTTGGCAATCGAAAGGATAAAGCGCAGGCTCCGCTGTTTCAATGGCGGGAACTGGTTACGCGGCTGTCCGAACGCTGGCGTCCTTTCAAATGAACCGCAAATAGTCTTACTCCCGGAGCAGGAAGAATAAGTTTGTGTTGCTAGTTGCCTCGGGAAGTAGGCTGTGCGGTTTTTTATTTACGTTTAATTCCATCTGGATTTGGAAAATTTGCTTACAAGAACTGAATTAGAAGCAGGAACCCATGTTGAATTGAAGTGATGCGTATTTCTTACAATTAAACTCAGGAATCAAGACTACATAAGCTTTTTCCTGAGTTTTAATTGTGCGAAATACAATTAATATCCTAATTGTAATCACATGAGCTTTTGAGGTAACCACGTCACTGGAATTAGGGTTACTGGTGAAGAGAGCGGTACTTTTGATAATGAGTTATCCCTAGTTGAGTCGGCGGTTCAATGGCAACATTTTAATGCGATATAAGATTGTAGGAGGAACACATGAAAAGACGTATAGCAAGAGAGATTATTGTCCAAAGCCTGTATCAGATGGAAATGAATGAAGTGGAAAGTGCAGATGCGGTAGAAATGCTGCTGGAGGAAGCTTCGGAGGAAAATGAGACTGAGCGTGTCATCACTGATGAAATTCAGTTGAAGCATTATGTAGTTGAGCATGTAAATGGTGTCTGGGAACACAAAGTTGCCATCGATGAATTGCTTGAACATTATTTGAAGGGCTGGCAGATGAGCCGCCTGTCACGGGTAGATCGCCAAATTTTACGTTTGGCCACTTTTGAAATGGTATTTTCAAATGATGTTCCGGCCAAGGTAGCTGTAAATGAAGCTATCGATTTGGCGAAGCATTTCGGTACCGAGGATTCCGGTAAATTTGTGAATGGCGTGCTTGGTAAAATGATTCAAGAATTAGATACAATCAAAGCCGATCATGCTTAATATCCATAGAGACTAAGTACACAAAAGGGGAGAAGACTTTCATGACAGCAGCAATCATCAGTGGTAAACAAGTATCCGACGAAATTCGTATCGACATTGCCCAGGAGGTTGCTGGGCTGGCAGAGCGCGGGGTGAAACCCGGCCTTGCCGTCGTTCTTGTCGGTGAAGATCCTGGGTCCCAGGTCTATGTTCGCAATAAGGAGAAGTCCTGTATCAGTCTTGGCTTTTATTCAGAAGTGCACAAATTGGATGCTTCGACTTCTCAGGAAGATCTGTTGGCACTGGTAGAGAAGCTAAATAATCAGGATGATATCGACGGCATTCTCGTTCAGTTGCCTCTGCCTAACCATATTGATGAGAAGGCCGTGATTAATGCCATTTCTGTAGAGAAAGACGTAGACGGCTTCCATCCTGTAAATGTAGGTAATCTGATGATAGGTGCGGATAGTCTGCTCCCTTGTACGCCTGCGGGAGTAATCGAGCTGATCAAGCGCACCGGAACCGGGATGGCTGGCAAGCATGCGGTTGTCATCGGACGCAGCAATATCGTAGGAAAGCCTGTATCACTGCTGCTACAGCGTGAGAATGCTACTGTAACGATGTGCCATTCCCGCACGGCCAATATGGCTGAACTTAGCCGTCAGGCGGATATTCTGGTGGTAGCAATCGGGCGCGCGAACTTCATAGACGGCTCCTATGTGAAGCCGGGCGCGGTAGTAATTGACGTTGGTATGAATCGTCTGGATAACGGTAAACTTGCTGGCGACGTTGATTTCGAAAGTGCAAAGGAAGTTGCTGGTTACATTACACCTGTACCGGGTGGAGTTGGACCGATGACGATCACGATGCTGATGAGCAATACGCTGATTGCGGCTAAGCGCCGCCGCGGCTTGGAATAGGTCAGAGTCATGGCGGTAGAGCGGAAAGTCTACTCGATAAAAGAACTTAACGGTTATATCCGCATGAAGCTGGATTCGGATGTTGTTCTCTCAGACGTATGGATTCGTGGGGAAATATCCAATTTCACACATCATAGCAGTGGGCATATGTATTTTACACTCAAGGATGAGAGCAGCCGGATAAAGTCCATTATGTTTGCTTCGCACAACCAGCGCCTGCCTTTTGTTCCGAAGGAAGGCGCACGTGTTATTGCCAGGGGCAATGTGACTGTCTATGAACGGGACGGGCAGTATCAGTTCTATGCGACACAGATGCAGCCTGACGGGATCGGCAGTCTGTATCTGGCGTATGAGCAGCTGAAGAGCAAGCTTGCGCAGGAGGGGCTGTTCGCAGCGGAGCGTAAGCGTCCGCTGCCGCGTTTTCCCAAATGCATCGGTGTGGTCACTTCACCGACAGGAGCAGCAGTCCGGGATATCGTGATAACGCTCCAGCGGCGTTTTCCGCAGGTGCCGATCGTGATTTATCCCGTACTGGTGCAAGGCAAAGGCGCTGCGCCTGCTATTGTAAAGGCGATCAAGACGCTGAACGCCATGGGCGAAGCGGATGTATTGATCGTCGGACGCGGCGGGGGCTCGCTTGAGGAGCTGTGGGCGTTTAATGAGGAGGAGGTCGCGCGCGCGATTTACCAATCGGCTATTCCGGTTATCTCGGCCGTTGGCCACGAGACCGATTTCACGATTGCCGACTTTGTCGCTGACCTGCGTGCGGCAACGCCCACGGCGGCCGCTGAGCTGGCTGTGCCGCACGCGGGCGAGCTTGCTGCTCAGCTGCGCCAGCAGCAGAACCGGCTGCGCCAGAGCCTGCTGCGCCGCTCCCAACGCGGCGGCGAGCGCTTGGCGTCGCTGCAGCGCTCGCTCGCGCTGGTAGGGCCGCGCCGCTACCTGGCGCAGCACACGCAGCGGCTGGACATGCTGCGCCAGCGCCTTAGCGGTGCAGCGGAAGCCCGGCTCAGCCGGGCGCGCGAGCGCAAGACTGTGCTGCAGCATAGCCTGCAGCGCTATAACCCGCGCGACGGTGTGCTCGCCGCTCGGCAGCGCACAGAAAGCATGCGCCGCGAGCTGCTGAGCGCGATGCAGGCACGCCTGCAGGACAAGCGCTCCCGCTTCGGGGCGGAGATGCGCCATCTGGATGCACTCAGCCCGCTTAAGGTAATGTCGAGAGGCTATAGCCTCGTCTATGACCAAGAGGAACAGCATTTGATCAAATCGCTGAAAGAAGTCGAGCTTGGCGATCTTGTAGTGATAAAGCTAAATGATGGACAACTTGACTGCCAAGTGCGGGGAATAAAGGAGGATGCAAAAGACGATGGCGAAGGAAACGGAACTGGATTTTGAGGGAGCTATGGACCGACTGGAGGATATCGTACGTGAGCTTGAGCACGGCGACGTTCCCCTGGAGAAGGCCATCGATTTATTCCAGCAGGGTATGAAGCTGTCGCAGCTTTGCGGCAGCAAGCTCGAGCAGGTGGAGCGCAAGATCGAAATGATTACCCTTGAGGATGGAGAGTTGCGCAAGAAACCATTCGGCGGACGGCTGGAAGGGGATACCGATGAGGCGTAAGGAGCAGGGCCTTGAAGAAAGCTCGACTAGCAAGACTCTGCACCAGCCATTTCAGGATTATTTTGCGGCGATTTGTGATCTTGTCGCTAGCGAATTAGACAGTACTCTCCCAACTGAGTGGGAAGTGCCAGCGAATCTGCGTGAGGCGATGGACTATTCACTCAAGGCTGGCGGCAAAAGACTTCGGCCGCTGCTGGTTATATCCGCTTGCGAAGCACTGGGAGGACGCCGGGAGGCTGCTCTGCCTGTAGCTGCTGCAATAGAGATGGTCCATACCTATTCATTGATACATGATGATCTGCCAGCCATGGACAATGATGACTACCGGCGCGGCAAGCTGACGAACCATAAAGTATTCGGCGAAGCGACGGCTATCCTTGCGGGTGACGCGCTTCTGACGCATGCTTTTTATAGCGTTGTTCAAGCATCACGGCGATACGACATTCCTGCCGAGCGTACACTCTCTATTATTGAGGATCTGGCAGAGATGTCCGGCCCGCGCGGCATGGTTGGTGGTCAAATTGCCGATATGGAAGGCGAACAAGGGCTTACTGATCTGGAACAGCTACGGTTTATACATTTGCACAAAACTGGTGATCTCATAGTCTTTTCTTTACTGGCTGGTGGACGTATCGCCGGCGCGACTGAGCAACAGTTGGAAGCTCTGCGGCAGTTCGGGACATTAATTGGACTTGCTTTTCAGGTTCAGGATGACATTCTGGATCTGGTGGGGGATGAGGGCAAGCTTGGCAAAAAAACAGGCAGCGATATTAAGCAGCAGAAGGTAACCTATCCGTATTTTATCGGTCTTGAAGCTTCGCAAGAAGAAGTGAAGCGTCTGACTGAAGCAGCCCAGAAGGCTGTGTTGGAAGGCGGTTTTCAGGACAGTACACGACTGCTGGAGATTGCAGCCTTTTTAATGGCACGCGATCACTGATTCTACCTTAACAGGGCTATACTTCGATAGCCCTTTCGTTTGTGTTATAATGGGATTTATATTTTACAACATCTAGGAAAGCGGGGAATACACGTGCTGCTTCCACAAATAAATGATCCGCAAGCATTGAAATCATTGTCGGTCGAGGAACTAGCGACCCTTGCGGATGAAATCCGTCGGTTTCTTATCGAGAAGCTGTCAGTAACAGGAGGGCATCTTGCCTCCAATCTGGGAGTAGTGGAGCTCACGCTGGCCCTTCATTTCTGTTATGACAGTCCTCGGGACAAAATGATCTATGACGTAGGGCACCAAGCCTATGTTCATAAGATACTGACAGGCCGCAAAGACCGTTTCGATACATTGCGTAAGTATGATGGCTTATGTGGTTTTGTAAAGCGTGCTGAAAGCGAGCATGATGTCTGGGAAGCCGGACATAGCAGTACCTCTCTCTCGGCGGCAATGGGCATGGCTCTGGCGCGAGATTTAAAGGGTGAAGATAATAAAGTTATTGCGATCATCGGGGATGGTGCTCTTACAGGTGGAATGGCTTTTGAAGCGCTTAACCATATTGGACATGAGAAGCGCAAACTAATGGTTATTCTGAACGACAATGAAATGTCCATCGCTCCGAACGTGGGGGCAATGCACAATTATTTAAGTAAAATCCGTTCGGATCGTCATTATTTGCGTGCTAAAGATGAAGTTGAGGGACTGCTGAGAAAAATCCCGGCAATCGGGGGCCGACTCGCGAAGACTGCGGAACGGGTAAAGGACAGTCTTAAATATATGATGGTACCTGGTGTGCTATTTGAGGAGCTGGGCTTTACTTACCTTGGGCCGGTTGACGGGCATGATCTGGAGAAGCTGATTGAGGTCTTCCACCAAGCGGATAACGTAGCAGGCCCGGTTATGGTGCATGTGCTTACCACCAAAGGTAAAGGTTATAAACCGGCAGAAGCCGATTCTTATAAATGGCATGGGATTTCACCTTACAAAATTGAATCGGGTCAAGTGCTTCAGGCTGTTGGAAATCCAATGTATACAGAGGTTTTCGGTAAGACACTGATCGAGCTGGGGCATCAAGATAAACGTCTAATCGCGGTTACTCCTGCGATGCCGGGTGGTTCGGGGCTCTTCCCTTTTGCCAAAGAATTCCCGGACCGGATGATTGATGTGGGAATCGCTGAGCAGCATGCAGCTACCCTTTGTGCAGCGTTGGCACTTGAGGGTATGAAACCGGTATTTGCCGTGTATTCTACCTTTATGCAGCGTGCGTATGATCAAATCGTGCATGATATTTGCCGCCATAATGCTAATGTCATGTTCGCTATTGACCGTGCCGGCTTTGTCGGTGCCGATGGTGAGACACATCAGGGTGTATATGATATTGCCTTTATGCGTCATATTCCCAATATGGTTATGATGATGCCGAAGGACGAGAACGAACTGCGCCATATGATGAAGACGGCGTTAGAATATAATGATGGACCGATTGCTTACCGCTATGCGCGTACCAATGGGACGGGTGTGGCACTGGATGCCGAGCTGCGGGTGTTGCCAATTGGATCTTGGGAGAAGCTGCGACCTGGTGACGAATATGCCATTTTAGCCTGCGGCCCGATGGTTCAGGTAGCCGAAGAAGCGGCAGAGGTGTTGAAGCGCGAAGGTATTCAGGTTGGGGTGGTAAACGCTCGTTTCCTGAAGCCACTAGATAGCTCTATGCTGCTTGATCTGGCGCGGGCAAATACCGGAATGATTGTGTTAGAGGAAGCAAGCCAAGCTGGAAGCTTGGGCAGTGCTGTGCTGGAATTCTATGCAGAGCATGAGATTTACGACACTCGGGTGCATCTGATGGGCGTGCCTGATCTATTTGTGGAGCATGGCTCTATTAAGGAGCAACGCCAGGAAACGGGACTTACTGTTGAAGCGGTGTGTGGACGTATCAAGTCAATGATAACTTTAAGCACTTATTCATATAAGACGACTTCGTCTTCCTAAGCGGAAGAACGTTAACCCACCAAGAAGAAACGGCTTCGCCGTCCTTTTATGAGCGGTACCCGTTCCTTCGAGAATATAAGGATAAGTTATCGTGTGAAACATATAAATTCTTATATTGGAACAAATCGGGAGATGACCATGGAACACCGCAAAGAGCGAATAGATGTATTGCTTGTAGAACAGGGTTTTTATGAGAGCCGTGAACGAGCCAAAGCCGCTATTATGGCAGGTCTTGTTCTCGCAAATGAAGAGCGGATCGAGAAGCCGGGGATGAAGGTATCCCGAGAAGCAACTTTGAAAGTAAAGGGCTCCGTGCATCCTTACGTCAGCCGCGGCGGACTGAAACTGGAGAAAGCGCTCCGTCAATTCGGTATTGATCTGCAGGGGCGGAACATGCTGGATATTGGCTCTTCCACTGGAGGATTTACAGACTGCGCACTTCAGAATGGAGTAAGCCATGTGTATGCAATTGATGTCGGCTATAATCAGCTCGACTGGTCGCTGCGCAATGATGAGCGTGTAACGGTAATGGAGCGTACGAATTTTCGTTATATGACTCCTCCTGATATTAAGGGGCCTGTACCGGACTTTGCCAGTATTGATGTATCCTTTATCTCACTTAAGATTATTCTTCCTCCGCTAATGGCACTGTTGCAACGTCCGGCGGATATCGCCGCGTTGATCAAGCCGCAATTTGAAGCAGGAAGAGAAAAAGTCGGTAAATCCGGTGTAATTCGTGATTCGGCGGTGCACAAAGAGGTGCTTATTAAAGTACTGACTATGGCTGCGGACCTGGGCTATATTCTTAAGGGTCTTACCTTCTCGCCGATTACTGGTGGAGAAGGCAATATTGAATTTCTAGCTCACTGGACATTGCTGCCGGAAGAAAAAGTTATCGGAGAAGAAGGTATACAGCAGGTAGAGGATTCTTCACCTGCATCACCTTTGCTTAACTTTTCCTCACTTGCTGACGAAGTAATCAAGGAAGCTACTTCAACCTTCAGTGTCAATACAACTCATGGAAACTCATCGCGTAGATGAGTTTCTTTTGCTAGAAAGGGCTGCAGAATTCGTGGTAAGCAGGATTTTGCAGGGCCTCACGCGAATAAATCACCGAGGTGATGGAAGTGGCGGAAAGCTCTGATAAGGTTGTCATGGGTTTAATTGGAGTAGCCTTAGCTATATTTATACTGTACAGGATCTACATATGGCTGCAGAGCTCTCCGCGTTCCTTTATGAAGGATAAAATCCCCCTCAATAAAGTGATTACTCCTCATCCTTCTATAGATTTGCTGGAGGGGGCAGGGTACGAGATCATTGGCGGCAAACTGAAAATTCCGTTGTCCTTTAAGGTTGACGGGTTATCGTTGTACAGCCGGTTGTTTATTGATTACGTTGCCACCAAAGAAGAGAGTTCGTTCTATTTGGTCATGCTGGCCCGTCCACGCAAGCCGCTGGATCTTACCGGCAGTGGATTACGCGATACCTTGCTGCCTTATCTGCTGATCTATCCGGAATGCAGCGGCGTGTTATATGTGAATGTTACGACTGCAACCATTCAAGTCATTAAGCTAGGTAAAGATGATGGAGAATCGAATTAAAGTTTATCTTTTAAATACGGGAGGCACCAATGAAGGGACAAAGACATATTAAGATTCGCGAAATTATAACGCATAAGGATATCGAGACACAGGATGAGCTAGTGGAGACATTACGTGAATCTGGATTTCAGGTCACTCAGGCTACAGTCTCGCGTGATATTAAGGAGCTTTTGCTAATTAAGGTTCCGATGGATGATGGGAGATATAAATATTCACTTCCAACTGATCAGCGTTACAATCCTACCCAGAAACTGAAGCGGGTGCTGGTTGATAATTTTGTGCAAATTGATTTCTCCGCCAACCTGGTTGTAATGAAATGTTTGCCGGGAACGGCTAACTCCGTGGCAGCTCTGATAGACAATATTAACTGGCCGCAAATTATGGGTACCATTTCAGGTGATGATACCATTCTCATTATCTGCCGCCAGCCAGAAGACAGCAAGAATGTAATCGCGCAAATCATGGGATACATATCCTAACTACTATGCTCCACAAAACTAAGCGTATGCTTTCGAAGCGAGTTTTATTGCGAAGTCAATCAATGGGGTTAAGGCTCCATAAAACTAAGCATATGCTTTCGAAGCGAGTTTTATTGCGAAGTAAATCAATGGAGTGATTGCTCCATAAAACTTTCAGGAGGTGCTCTTTTAGTGTTAGAAACCTTGTCAATTCGCAATCTTGCCGTTGTTGAGGCGGTGGATGTACATTTTTATCCTGGATTTCATGTGCTTACGGGGGAGACAGGTGCAGGGAAATCAATAATCATTGATGCGCTTGGACTCATTGCCGGAGGGCGTGGCTCTGCGGATTCCATTCGTTACGGCTGTGAAAAGGCAGAGATGGAAGCGCTCTTCAGTCTGCCTGAGCGTCATCCAGTCTGGGAGACACTGGAGCGCCTGGGTATCCGGGCACAGAAAGAGGAGCATCTGGTTATACGACGCGAAATCACCTCACAAGGCAAAAGCGCTTCACGCGTAAACGGACAATTAGTTAACCTAAGCATGCTGCGGGAAATCGGTGAACAGCTAGTCAACATTCACGGACAGCATGAGCATCAGAATCTGCTGAAGGCAGAGACACATTTGGGATTGCTGGATACGTATGGAGAAGGCTTGATCAGTCCGCTTAAAGCTGTTTATCAAGAGAGATACTCAGCTTTTGCCAAAGTGGAGAAAGAGCTGCGCGAGCTGCAGGAATCCAGTCAAAAGGGCTACCAAATGCTCGATTTATACCGCTTTCAGCTTGAGGAGATTTCATCGGCTGGTTTAATTGCGGGAGAGGATGAATTACTTTCCGAAGAAAGGGTCAAACTATCCCACAGCGAGAAAATGATGGATTCCGTAACCGGTGCCTATGAGCTGCTGTATGACAATCAGGGTCTGGAGTCCATCAACAATGTCATTTCCAAGCTTGAGGATGCAGTCCGTTATGATGAAAAAGGGTTAAAAGCTGTGCTCGAGCAGCTGCAATCTGCCTACTATCAGTTGGAGGATGCTTCGTTCCAGCTGCGTGATTACCGTGAGGATATTGAGTTCAATCCACAGCGTCTCGAAGACATCGAGAACCGGCTTCATCTGATCTCCGGCTTGCGTCGTAAATATGGGGAGAGCGTAGAGCAGATCTTGGCTTATTATGAACAAATTTATCGTGAAACTGATCTGCTGGAGAATAAAGACGAATATCTTGAGAAATTAACTGTCAAACGGAATGGATTGTTATCGCACTTAATGGAAGCAGCGGAAGCACTCAGTGCCGCAAGACAGCATTGTGCGACTGATTTGGCGGTTCAGGTTGAAGGTGAGCTTAAGGATCTCCAGATGGAAAGAACGTCGCTACAGGTCAAGCTAGACACGCTGGAGGACCCGCGGGGTGTGGAGTATCAGGATCGGCGTATCCGTCTGACCCGACAGGGCATTGATAGTGCGGAATTCATGATCTCCCCTAACCCGGGTGAACCACTTAGACCTCTGGGCAAAATCGCCTCAGGCGGCGAGTTGTCGCGGATCATGTTGGCGATGAAAAGTATTTTTGCACGTCATGATGCCATTCCTGTACTCATCTTTGATGAAGTGGATACTGGGGTCAGTGGACGTGCTGCCCAGTCGATCGCGGATAAGCTGTATAAGCTGTCCTCAACCTGCCAGGTATTCTCCATTACCCATCTACCGCAAGTGGCTTGTATGGCCGATCATCAGTACTTGATTCGTAAAAAGGTTGAAGATGGACGCACCATGACTGAGGTGGAATCCTTGTCAGATGAAGGTCGGGTAAAGGAGATGGCTCGGATGCTGGGCGGCGTAGAAATTACCGAAAAAACGCTGCATCATGCACAGGAAATGCTCAATCTGGCCGAAGCCAGCAAAGCTGCTGCTTTGTAAGCGGGACAATGATTGACAGTAATAAAAGCCTGGGGCAAGGTTATCTTATAGGTACGCAATTGGCGACCACCTTTTTCGTCAAGCGAAAGAAGCAAAAGGGAGCGTGACAGCCATTGAAGCCGAACCTCAGGAAGTTAATGCCCGGCCTTTTACTTGCCTTCTTTCTTAGTTTATCAGGCATAACGGGACCCGTCCGAAGCTTTGCTGCAGCACAGGATGAGCCTAGCCAGGCGGCTGTACAGCGAACCCATCCGGAGCTAAAGGTCATCCC comes from Paenibacillus sp. 19GGS1-52 and encodes:
- the folD gene encoding bifunctional methylenetetrahydrofolate dehydrogenase/methenyltetrahydrofolate cyclohydrolase FolD produces the protein MTAAIISGKQVSDEIRIDIAQEVAGLAERGVKPGLAVVLVGEDPGSQVYVRNKEKSCISLGFYSEVHKLDASTSQEDLLALVEKLNNQDDIDGILVQLPLPNHIDEKAVINAISVEKDVDGFHPVNVGNLMIGADSLLPCTPAGVIELIKRTGTGMAGKHAVVIGRSNIVGKPVSLLLQRENATVTMCHSRTANMAELSRQADILVVAIGRANFIDGSYVKPGAVVIDVGMNRLDNGKLAGDVDFESAKEVAGYITPVPGGVGPMTITMLMSNTLIAAKRRRGLE
- the xseB gene encoding exodeoxyribonuclease VII small subunit, which encodes MAKETELDFEGAMDRLEDIVRELEHGDVPLEKAIDLFQQGMKLSQLCGSKLEQVERKIEMITLEDGELRKKPFGGRLEGDTDEA
- the xseA gene encoding exodeoxyribonuclease VII large subunit, yielding MAVERKVYSIKELNGYIRMKLDSDVVLSDVWIRGEISNFTHHSSGHMYFTLKDESSRIKSIMFASHNQRLPFVPKEGARVIARGNVTVYERDGQYQFYATQMQPDGIGSLYLAYEQLKSKLAQEGLFAAERKRPLPRFPKCIGVVTSPTGAAVRDIVITLQRRFPQVPIVIYPVLVQGKGAAPAIVKAIKTLNAMGEADVLIVGRGGGSLEELWAFNEEEVARAIYQSAIPVISAVGHETDFTIADFVADLRAATPTAAAELAVPHAGELAAQLRQQQNRLRQSLLRRSQRGGERLASLQRSLALVGPRRYLAQHTQRLDMLRQRLSGAAEARLSRARERKTVLQHSLQRYNPRDGVLAARQRTESMRRELLSAMQARLQDKRSRFGAEMRHLDALSPLKVMSRGYSLVYDQEEQHLIKSLKEVELGDLVVIKLNDGQLDCQVRGIKEDAKDDGEGNGTGF
- a CDS encoding polyprenyl synthetase family protein, whose product is MRRKEQGLEESSTSKTLHQPFQDYFAAICDLVASELDSTLPTEWEVPANLREAMDYSLKAGGKRLRPLLVISACEALGGRREAALPVAAAIEMVHTYSLIHDDLPAMDNDDYRRGKLTNHKVFGEATAILAGDALLTHAFYSVVQASRRYDIPAERTLSIIEDLAEMSGPRGMVGGQIADMEGEQGLTDLEQLRFIHLHKTGDLIVFSLLAGGRIAGATEQQLEALRQFGTLIGLAFQVQDDILDLVGDEGKLGKKTGSDIKQQKVTYPYFIGLEASQEEVKRLTEAAQKAVLEGGFQDSTRLLEIAAFLMARDH
- the argR gene encoding transcriptional regulator ArgR encodes the protein MKGQRHIKIREIITHKDIETQDELVETLRESGFQVTQATVSRDIKELLLIKVPMDDGRYKYSLPTDQRYNPTQKLKRVLVDNFVQIDFSANLVVMKCLPGTANSVAALIDNINWPQIMGTISGDDTILIICRQPEDSKNVIAQIMGYIS
- a CDS encoding TlyA family RNA methyltransferase; translated protein: MEHRKERIDVLLVEQGFYESRERAKAAIMAGLVLANEERIEKPGMKVSREATLKVKGSVHPYVSRGGLKLEKALRQFGIDLQGRNMLDIGSSTGGFTDCALQNGVSHVYAIDVGYNQLDWSLRNDERVTVMERTNFRYMTPPDIKGPVPDFASIDVSFISLKIILPPLMALLQRPADIAALIKPQFEAGREKVGKSGVIRDSAVHKEVLIKVLTMAADLGYILKGLTFSPITGGEGNIEFLAHWTLLPEEKVIGEEGIQQVEDSSPASPLLNFSSLADEVIKEATSTFSVNTTHGNSSRR
- the dxs gene encoding 1-deoxy-D-xylulose-5-phosphate synthase is translated as MLLPQINDPQALKSLSVEELATLADEIRRFLIEKLSVTGGHLASNLGVVELTLALHFCYDSPRDKMIYDVGHQAYVHKILTGRKDRFDTLRKYDGLCGFVKRAESEHDVWEAGHSSTSLSAAMGMALARDLKGEDNKVIAIIGDGALTGGMAFEALNHIGHEKRKLMVILNDNEMSIAPNVGAMHNYLSKIRSDRHYLRAKDEVEGLLRKIPAIGGRLAKTAERVKDSLKYMMVPGVLFEELGFTYLGPVDGHDLEKLIEVFHQADNVAGPVMVHVLTTKGKGYKPAEADSYKWHGISPYKIESGQVLQAVGNPMYTEVFGKTLIELGHQDKRLIAVTPAMPGGSGLFPFAKEFPDRMIDVGIAEQHAATLCAALALEGMKPVFAVYSTFMQRAYDQIVHDICRHNANVMFAIDRAGFVGADGETHQGVYDIAFMRHIPNMVMMMPKDENELRHMMKTALEYNDGPIAYRYARTNGTGVALDAELRVLPIGSWEKLRPGDEYAILACGPMVQVAEEAAEVLKREGIQVGVVNARFLKPLDSSMLLDLARANTGMIVLEEASQAGSLGSAVLEFYAEHEIYDTRVHLMGVPDLFVEHGSIKEQRQETGLTVEAVCGRIKSMITLSTYSYKTTSSS
- the amaP gene encoding alkaline shock response membrane anchor protein AmaP; this encodes MAKILDRLLLFVYSLSIGILSVIAILLLSGAIPRTLEIKDEPTAYIAAITAAVVLFLLSIRFFYISLRRDRASMPSVDQRTEYGDIQISMETIENLSLKAAGKVKGIRDLKSRIRVSQAGLEIMIRAVVDGEHSLPLLTTEVQRQVHDFVQETTGIPVADVSVFIANLTQSPSFKSRVE
- the recN gene encoding DNA repair protein RecN → MLETLSIRNLAVVEAVDVHFYPGFHVLTGETGAGKSIIIDALGLIAGGRGSADSIRYGCEKAEMEALFSLPERHPVWETLERLGIRAQKEEHLVIRREITSQGKSASRVNGQLVNLSMLREIGEQLVNIHGQHEHQNLLKAETHLGLLDTYGEGLISPLKAVYQERYSAFAKVEKELRELQESSQKGYQMLDLYRFQLEEISSAGLIAGEDELLSEERVKLSHSEKMMDSVTGAYELLYDNQGLESINNVISKLEDAVRYDEKGLKAVLEQLQSAYYQLEDASFQLRDYREDIEFNPQRLEDIENRLHLISGLRRKYGESVEQILAYYEQIYRETDLLENKDEYLEKLTVKRNGLLSHLMEAAEALSAARQHCATDLAVQVEGELKDLQMERTSLQVKLDTLEDPRGVEYQDRRIRLTRQGIDSAEFMISPNPGEPLRPLGKIASGGELSRIMLAMKSIFARHDAIPVLIFDEVDTGVSGRAAQSIADKLYKLSSTCQVFSITHLPQVACMADHQYLIRKKVEDGRTMTEVESLSDEGRVKEMARMLGGVEITEKTLHHAQEMLNLAEASKAAAL
- the nusB gene encoding transcription antitermination factor NusB — protein: MKRRIAREIIVQSLYQMEMNEVESADAVEMLLEEASEENETERVITDEIQLKHYVVEHVNGVWEHKVAIDELLEHYLKGWQMSRLSRVDRQILRLATFEMVFSNDVPAKVAVNEAIDLAKHFGTEDSGKFVNGVLGKMIQELDTIKADHA
- a CDS encoding DUF2273 domain-containing protein, which translates into the protein MSWKELWGSHGGRIVGVSSGIVLGLIYLISGFWDMLFFALVVFIGYTFGNRKDKAQAPLFQWRELVTRLSERWRPFK